From a single Dysidea avara chromosome 14, odDysAvar1.4, whole genome shotgun sequence genomic region:
- the LOC136244758 gene encoding uncharacterized protein yields the protein MNLLYTLETSWSSWTITYVEMAYCQTTEWSQDSICLNTWEDVEQIFQSCLTKQAPCNVKILPETDTHKTPKQVTSSKDKTKKSVTFNDEDTIEEYTSSYCDSSFMPFTESPSSSNAKRYRHVYLNPKEKKIVEMFYNNFEVSFDPAKSLTSEQIHNWFNSVLKRHGESKWSKQGKKWSHVVGRLNLYTSLWKHRDQPLATSPVTSAPPLSVGRIQRKLF from the exons ATGAATTTGCTATATACTCTGGAGACTTCGTGGTCTAGTTGGACAATTACTTATGTTGAAATGGCATACTGCCAAACCACTGAGTGGTCACAAGACAGCATTTGCCTTAACACCTGGGAAGATGTAGAACAG ATATTCCAGTCTTGCCTAACTAAACAGGCTCCCTGTAATGTGAAAATACTCCCAGAAACAGACACCCATAAGACACCAAAACAA GTAACATCCAGTAAGGACAAAACAAAAAAGAGTGTCACCTTCAATGATGAGGATACTATTGAGGAGTACACGTCATCATATTGTGACTCATCCTTCATGCCCTTCACTGAATCACCTTCCAGTAGCAATGCCAAAAGGTACCGACATGTCTACCTCAACCCCAAAGAAAAG AAAATAGTGGAGATGTTTTATAACAACTTTGAAGTTTCATTTGACCCAGCCAAAAGCTTAACAAGTGAACAAATCCACAACTGGTTCAATAGTGTGTTGAAGAGACATGGAGAAAGCAAGTGGAGCAAGCAAGGAAAAAAATGGTCACATGTCGTTGGGAGATTAAAtctgtacacatcactgtggaAACATCGTGATCAGCCTCTAGCGACCTCACCGGTTACATCAGCTCCACCATTATCAGTTGGTAGGATTCAGAGGAAGTTGTTTTGA
- the LOC136244997 gene encoding fructose-bisphosphate aldolase C-like, whose amino-acid sequence MTHSHLTDAEKKELSGIAKAIVAPGKGLLAADEPPKTMENRFSSIGVENTEENRRAYREVLFTTDKSISANLGGVILFHETVYHKTSDGIPFIKLLQDIGIIPGIQADKGVVPLAGTNGETTTQGLDGLAERCKEYKKAGCLFAKWRCVLKIGDGMPSELAVKENANVLARYASICQANGIVPIVEPDILADGEHDLEACIEASQRVLSAVYKALLDHHVYLEGTLLKPNMVIPGYSCEKKYTPEQVAVATVTVFQHTIPVAVPGIAFLSGGQSEVVATVNLNAINKYKACKPWALTFCYGRALQTSVLKAWKGKKENVPAAQSVFMHRAKCNSLASVGKYEGEDAA is encoded by the coding sequence ATGACTCACTCTCATCTTACAGACGCAGAGAAGAAGGAGCTTAGTGGCATCGCAAAAGCTATTGTCGCTCCAGGAAAAGGACTGTTGGCTGCAGATGAACCTCCGAAAACAATGGAAAATCGTTTCTCCAGCATTGGCGTGGAGAACACTGAAGAAAACCGCAGGGCTTACAGAGAGGTGCTGTTTACTACAGACAAGAGCATTAGCGCTAACCTAGGAGGTGTTATCTTGTTCCATGAAACGGTTTACCACAAAACATCCGATGGAATTCCTTTCATTAAACTTTTGCAGGATATAGGAATCATACCAGGTATACAAGCTGACAAAGGCGTTGTCCCTCTAGCTGGAACTAATGGAGAAACCACTACACAAGGCTTGGATGGACTAGCTGAAAGGTGCAAGGAATACAAGAAGGCAGGCTGCCTGTTTGCTAAGTGGCGTTGCGTTTTGAAAATCGGAGATGGCATGCCATCTGAACTGGCTGTAAAAGAGAATGCAAATGTGCTTGCGAGGTATGCATCCATCTGCCAAGCCAATGGCATAGTGCCAATTGTAGAACCAGATATCCTTGCTGACGGAGAGCATGATTTGGAAGCATGCATTGAGGCATCTCAGAGAGTTCTTTCTGCTGTATACAAAGCACTGTTAGATCATCATGTCTACTTGGAGGGTACTCTACTCAAACCCAACATGGTCATACCGGGCTACAGCTGTGAAAAGAAATACACACCGGAACAAGTTGCTGTTGCTACAGTCACTGTCTTCCAACATACAATCCCGGTTGCTGTTCCTGGTATTGCATTCTTGTCTGGTGGACAATCCGAGGTTGTGGCCACAGTTAATTTAAATGCCATCAACAAATACAAAGCCTGTAAGCCATGGGCACTGACATTCTGTTATGGCCGTGCACTACAAACCAGTGTTTTGAAAGCATGGAAGGGCAAAAAAGAAAATGTCCCTGCTGCACAATCTGTTTTTATGCATCGTGCCAAATGCAACAGTCTTGCTAGTGTTGGAAAGTACGAGGGAGAAGATGCAGCATAA
- the LOC136244995 gene encoding phosphatidylserine decarboxylase proenzyme, mitochondrial-like, with product MSSRGSFSKQLRWYSNSATRKAGRGFFGWLQLPASVGIGCLAVLQLWRIRKRKKRDEPGDRPDWESPKSWQMSGFELLPTRMLSHYWGRIHHKELPRWLRSPVVGLYVKVFGCDMSEAENEQLSDYKNICELFTRRLKPGTREVDQNCEFVVPCDGRVLYCGEVVDGQMEQVKGVNYSLEKFVGHNLPVQNSLIDNLRSDASPNNYDKWYQDKKLYHVIIYLSPGNCHHFYSPVSWTIDHRRHFHGHLITVASWAAKRMKGLLSENERVLYSGQWHHGFFSLTAVGAYNVGSVEVSIENDLETNLRSDSTLLGQYTTKQLTEKLVLNKGDHIGVFNLGSSIVLIFEAPDRFTFKVQPGDKVTFGQSLGVQKVDVVP from the exons ATGTCCAGCAGGGGTTCATTCAGTAAACAGCTGAGGTGGTACAG CAATTCAGCTACCAGGAAAGCTGGTCGTGGCTTTTTCGGATGGCTCCAGTTGCCTGCTAGCGTAGGTATAGGCTGCCTAGCTGTCCTACAGTTATGGCGTATCAGAAAAAGGAAGAAAAGGGACGAACCCGGAGACAGGCCGGACTGGGAGTCACCGAAATCCTGGCAG ATGTCAGGATTTGAGCTGTTACCAACAAGGATGTTATCTCACTATTGGGGTCGGATACACCATAAAGAGCTGCCCAGGTGGTTACGCAGTCCTGTTGTTGGGCTGTATGTGAAGGTGTTTGGTTGTGATATGTCTGAGGCTGAAAACGAACAGCTTAGTGACTACAAAAATATTTGTGAGTTGTTCACAAGAAGACTAAAACCTGGTACACGAGAAGTAGATCAAAATTGTGAATTT GTGGTTCCATGTGATGGTAGAGTGTTATACTGTGGAGAGGTTGTGGATGGTCAGATGGAACAAGTCAAAGGAGTTAACTACAGTCTGGAGAAATTTGTGGGGCATAACCTACCAGTACAAAATAGCCTGATTGACAATTTGCGGAGTGATGCTTCACCCAACAATTATGATAAGTGGTACCAAGATAAAAAACTTTACCATGTCATAATTTACCTTAGTCCTGGTAACTGCCATCATTTTTATTCACCTGTCAGTTGGACAATTGACCATCGGCGACACTTTCATG GTCACTTGATTACTGTGGCTTCATGGGCTGCTAAAAGGATGAAAGGTTTACTAAGTGAGAATGAGAGAGTTCTCTACAGTGGACAATGGCACCATGGCTTTTTCTCCTTAACTGCTGTTGGAGCATACAATGTTGGTTCTGTTGAAGTTTCTATAGAGAAT GATTTGGAAACTAATCTAAGATCAGACAGCACCCTACTGGGACAGTATACTACTAAACAACTAACAGAGAAACTAGTTCTTAACAAAGGAGACCACATTGGTGTCTTCAATTTAGGCTCATCAATTGTATTAATTTTTGAGGCTCCTGACAGATTCACATTCAAAGTGCAGCCTGGTGATAAGGTAACATTTGGACAGTCACTAGGAGTGCAGAAAGTGGATGTAGTACCATAA
- the LOC136244996 gene encoding fructose-bisphosphate aldolase C-like produces the protein MTHSHLTEAEKKELNDVAKAIVAPGKGILAADESVGTMGKRLANIGVENTDENRRAYREVLFTTDKKVGTNLGGVILFHETVYQKTTDGVPFIKLIKDMGAIPGIKVDKGVVPLAGTNGETTTQGLDGLAERCKEYRKEGCMFAKWRCVLKIGDGMPSQLAVMENANVLARYASICQANGIVPIVEPEILTDGNHDLEACIEASQRVLSAVYKALLDHHVYLEGTLLKPNMVLPGHSCEKKYTPEQVAAATVTVFQRTIPVAVPGVTFLSGGQSEVVATVHLDAINKYKACKPWALTFSYGRALQASVLEAWKGKKENVPAAQDALIHRAKCNGLASVGKYEGEDAASTAGGKDLFVADHQY, from the coding sequence ATGACTCACTCTCATCTTACAGAAGCAGAGAAGAAGGAGCTTAATGATGTCGCTAAAGCTATTGTTGCTCCAGGCAAGGGCATTTTGGCTGCGGATGAAAGCGTAGGAACGATGGGCAAGCGGTTAGCCAACATTGGTGTGGAGAACACTGACGAAAACCGCAGGGCTTACAGAGAGGTACTGTTTACTACAGACAAGAAAGTTGGCACTAACCTAGGAGGTGTTATCTTGTTCCATGAAACAGTTTACCAGAAGACAACCGATGGCGTTCCTTTTATTAAGCTAATAAAGGACATGGGTGCCATTCCAGGAATAAAAGTTGACAAAGGTGTTGTTCCTCTAGCAGGAACTAATGGAGAAACCACTACACAAGGCTTGGATGGACTAGCTGAAAGGTGCAAGGAATACAGGAAGGAGGGCTGCATGTTTGCCAAGTGGCGTTGTGTTTTGAAGATTGGAGATGGCATGCCATCACAACTAGCTGTCATGGAAAACGCAAATGTGCTTGCGAGGTATGCATCCATCTGCCAAGCCAATGGCATAGTACCAATTGTGGAGCCAGAAATCCTTACTGATGGGAACCATGACTTGGAAGCATGCATTGAGGCATCTCAGAGAGTTCTATCTGCTGTATACAAAGCACTGTTGGATCATCACGTCTACTTGGAAGGTACTCTACTCAAACCCAACATGGTTCTACCGGGCCACAGTTGTGAAAAGAAATACACGCCGGAACAAGTTGCTGCTGCCACAGTGACCGTCTTTCAACGTACAATCCCAGTTGCTGTTCCTGGAGTGACCTTTTTGTCTGGCGGACAATCTGAGGTTGTAGCCACTGTTCATTTAGATGCTATTAACAAGTACAAGGCATGTAAGCCATGGGCACTCACATTTTCATATGGACGTGCACTTCAAGCCAGTGTCTTGGAAGCATGGAAGGGCAAGAAAGAAAATGTCCCTGCTGCCCAAGATGCTCTTATTCATCGTGCCAAGTGCAATGGGCTAGCAAGTGTTGGAAAGTACGAGGGAGAAGACGCAGCATCGACAGCTGGAGGAAAGGATCTTTTTGTGGCTGATCATCAGTATTAG